Proteins encoded within one genomic window of Flavobacterium oreochromis:
- a CDS encoding LTA synthase family protein, whose protein sequence is MIKHIRTQEYKALAYRILLVYAFYSLVRILFTLFNLKFLKIDSLSQFLKLAFHGLTFDTTAIIYVNSLFILLSVLPLWINTRKGYQKLLFYVYFTTNFIAYATNFVDFIYYKYIYSRTTIAILDIAKHESNKGNMFFRFIVSYWYVYLLFFIIALIWIKLYKLVKVQEKNIQHNWKYFLTSKVALILILILSIGGIRGDFKKSTRPINLIDANQYATKPQHADIILNTPFALIRTFRTTTFQKVNYTVSNTILKNKIQPIKQYHNYNSSKPNIVLFITESFGREYWGCMNKNTTIPGFKTYTPFLDELAKNSLIFTNAYANGSKSIHGMSSVIAGIPSFRDAFTSSPYPNQKIQSLVSCLKELGYDTSFFHGAPNGSMGFMGFGNILGFDHYYGKTEFNDDTQHDGVWGIWDEPFMQFMKKTLDQKKTPFFSTIFTVSSHEPYIIPKKYEGKFPKGTIPIHQCVGYTDYAFKRFFEEAKKQPWFKNTIFIITADHTNLTAYPEYDKIVNRQAVPILIYKPDSSLKGENTDFAQQIDIYPTILDMIGYSKPFRSWGRSLVSKTNIVPFTINFNGNSYQLQRGNYICTFDGNQNINFYDKNDKALEKRITTKPNQEMLETAEICKALIKDYFDRIIDKKLAQ, encoded by the coding sequence GAATATTACTTGTATATGCTTTTTACTCCTTAGTTCGAATTCTTTTTACACTTTTTAATCTAAAATTTTTAAAAATAGATTCCTTAAGTCAATTCTTAAAATTAGCATTCCACGGATTAACTTTTGATACGACAGCCATAATTTATGTTAACTCACTATTTATCCTACTATCCGTTTTACCTCTTTGGATTAATACACGTAAAGGCTATCAAAAATTATTATTTTACGTATATTTTACAACTAATTTTATTGCATATGCCACTAACTTTGTTGACTTCATCTATTATAAGTACATCTATTCAAGAACAACTATTGCTATTTTAGACATTGCTAAACACGAATCTAATAAAGGTAATATGTTTTTCAGATTCATTGTAAGCTATTGGTATGTGTATCTATTATTCTTTATTATTGCTCTTATTTGGATTAAATTATACAAACTAGTTAAAGTTCAAGAAAAAAATATCCAACATAACTGGAAATACTTTTTAACTTCAAAAGTTGCACTTATTCTTATTCTTATTTTATCAATAGGTGGTATTCGAGGTGATTTCAAAAAAAGTACGCGTCCTATTAATCTTATAGATGCTAATCAATATGCTACCAAACCACAGCATGCAGATATCATCTTAAACACACCATTTGCATTAATCCGTACCTTTCGGACTACTACTTTCCAAAAAGTTAATTACACAGTTAGTAATACTATTTTAAAAAATAAAATACAACCTATAAAACAATATCATAATTACAATTCTAGTAAACCTAATATTGTTTTATTTATAACCGAAAGTTTTGGTCGTGAATATTGGGGATGTATGAATAAAAATACTACTATCCCAGGATTTAAAACATACACTCCTTTTTTAGATGAATTAGCAAAAAACAGTTTAATCTTTACTAATGCCTATGCTAATGGAAGTAAATCTATTCACGGAATGTCATCCGTAATTGCTGGTATTCCTTCTTTCAGAGATGCCTTTACTTCTTCTCCATACCCTAATCAAAAAATACAATCATTAGTTTCTTGTCTAAAGGAATTAGGCTATGACACTTCTTTCTTTCATGGAGCCCCTAATGGCTCTATGGGATTTATGGGATTTGGAAATATTTTAGGTTTTGATCATTACTATGGAAAAACTGAATTTAATGATGACACTCAACATGATGGAGTATGGGGAATTTGGGATGAGCCTTTTATGCAGTTTATGAAAAAAACATTAGATCAAAAGAAAACACCTTTTTTCAGCACCATATTTACTGTTTCCTCACACGAACCTTATATTATTCCTAAAAAATATGAAGGCAAATTTCCTAAAGGAACAATCCCTATTCATCAATGCGTTGGATATACTGACTATGCCTTTAAACGCTTCTTTGAAGAAGCAAAAAAGCAACCTTGGTTTAAAAATACTATATTTATCATAACCGCAGACCATACAAATCTAACTGCTTATCCTGAATATGATAAAATTGTAAATAGACAAGCTGTTCCTATCCTTATTTACAAACCTGATAGCAGTCTAAAAGGTGAAAATACTGATTTTGCACAACAAATAGATATTTACCCTACTATATTAGATATGATTGGGTATTCAAAACCTTTTAGAAGTTGGGGAAGATCTTTAGTTAGCAAAACAAACATTGTTCCTTTCACAATAAATTTTAATGGTAATAGCTATCAATTACAAAGAGGAAATTATATTTGTACTTTTGATGGAAATCAAAACATAAATTTTTATGATAAAAATGATAAAGCTCTTGAAAAAAGAATTACTACTAAGCCTAATCAAGAAATGTTAGAAACGGCTGAAATTTGTAAAGCTTTAATTAAAGATTACTTTGATAGAATTATAGACAAAAAATTAGCGCAATAA